One genomic region from Homalodisca vitripennis isolate AUS2020 chromosome 6, UT_GWSS_2.1, whole genome shotgun sequence encodes:
- the LOC124364572 gene encoding glucose dehydrogenase [FAD, quinone]-like has product MDLLCQLLLLCLSYPSCSEGYHYTSGGSLANVSSEDTCSEIVQSLHDVIATAECHLADPAEYPPHYDVQPLEEFDYIVVGAGSAGCVVASRLSEEKNWNILLLEAGGNPTKTTEVPAFMLYLQGTSVDWAYRTDEEGENCLGMSDKSCNWPRGKVLGGSSSINANLYVRGNRRDYDSWLNDGNDGWGYKDVLKYFKKSEDLKASEVLSNKDHGVYHGVGGLLPVSTYNNSELKELLQAYEGGMEELGYKFNSDCNGESQLGFVSLQGTIIDGKRCSSAKAFLSPAKDRENLKVSKHSLVTRIIIDEDTLTATGVEFINNRGETVVVRARKEIIVSAGAINSPQLLMLSGIGPENELTNLGIKVLKDLKVGENLQDHMLMTGILISVNYTKPIKSAEEKMFEYLMSSSGRYSNMGFLSTSMFVDVDGDDYPDIQFHNVDCDHDSEDEVERLIITSYYIDREIAQAYIEANKNRHIVLTMPTLMRQKSRGRVCLNSSDPQDQPKIICGYLTHEDDINVFLKAIEFVEDLINTKAMKSMDARLHRIDIPDCSHHDFPSEAYWRCSLKYMVTTTYHPTSTCKMGPSGDPDAVVDPRLRVHGIKCLRVADASIMPNIVTGNTNAPTIMIGERAADFIKEDCS; this is encoded by the exons ATGGATCTTCTTTGCCAACTTTTGCTCCTTTGTCTATC GTATCCCAGTTGTTCTGAGGGTTATCATTACACATCCGGAGGGTCTCTGGCGAACGTTAGCTCCGAGGATACTTGCTCTGAGATTGTTCAGAGTCTGCACGACGTGATAGCGACGGCCGAGTGTCACCTGGCAGATCCCGCCGAGTATCCGCCACACTACGATGTGCAACCGCTGGAGGAGTTCGACTACATCGTGGTGGGCGCTGGGTCTGCCGGCTGTGTCGTGGCCAGCAGACTGTCTGAGGAGAAGAACTGGAACATTCTCCTGCTGGAGGCAGGGGGGAACCCGACCAAGACTACGGAGGTGCCAGCGTTCATGCTCTACCTGCAAGGGACCAGCGTCGATTGGGCCTACAGAACGGACGAGGAAGGGGAAAACTGTCTGGGGATGTCAGACAAAAGTTGTAATTGGCCCAGAGGGAAGGTCCTCGGAGGTAGCAGCTCGATCAATGCGAACCTCTACGTCAGAGGGAACCGTAGAGACTACGATTCTTGGTTGAACGATGGAAACGACGGATGGGGCTATAAAGACGTCCTGAAGTACTTTAAGAAGTCAGAGGATTTGAAAGCGTCTGAAGTATTGTCAAATAAGGACCATGGTGTGTACCACGGTGTGGGAGGATTGCTTCCTGTATCTACTTACAACAATTCAGAGCTAAAAGAACTGTTACAAGCTTATGAGGGTGGGATGGAAGAGCTAGGATACAAATTTAACTCCGATTGTAATGGAGAGTCCCAGTTAGGTTTTGTGTCTCTCCAAGGTACGATTATTGATGGAAAGCGTTGTAGTTCTGCCAAAGCTTTCCTCTCTCCAGCGAAAGATCGAGAAAACCTCAAAGTTTCCAAACATTCTCTAGTAACACGGATTATAATAGATGAAGACACCTTAACGGCCACTGGTGTCGAGTTTATTAACAACAGAGGAGAAACAGTAGTGGTGAGAGCAAGGAAGGAAATCATTGTATCAGCAGGAGCGATTAACTCCCCTCAGTTACTCATGCTCTCAGGCATTGGACCTGAGAACGAACTAACTAATTTAGGAATAAAAGTGCTTAAAGATTTGAAGGTAGGCGAAAACCTTCAAGACCACATGTTAATGACTGGGATTTTAATATCTGTAAACTACACTAAACCGATCAAATCAGCAGAAGAAAAGATGTTCGAGTATCTTATGAGTTCATCGGGGAGATACTCAAATATGGGATTTCTAAGTACATCGATGTTCGTAGATGTCGACGGGGATGATTATCCTGATATACAATTCCACAATGTCGACTGTGATCATGACTCCGAAGATGAAGTCGAGAGGCTGATCATCACTTCGTATTATATAGATAGGGAAATAGCACAAGCATATATCGAAGCAAATAAAAACCGCCACATAGTCTTGACAATGCCGACCCTCATGAGGCAGAAGAGTAGGGGAAGAGTGTGCTTGAACAGTTCGGACCCACAAGACCAACCGAAGATAATCTGTGGGTATTTAACACACGAAGATGACATAAACGTATTTTTAAAGGCAATAGAGTTTGTGGAGGATCTGATTAATACCAAAGCGATGAAATCGATGGATGCAAGATTGCATAGGATCGACATCCCGGACTGCAGTCATCACGACTTCCCTTCGGAGGCCTACTGGAGGTGTTCTTTGAAGTATATGGTGACGACGACTTACCACCCTACGTCGACTTGCAAGATGGGGCCTTCAGGAGATCCTGACGCCGTGGTTGATCCTAGACTGAGAGTCCACGGGATCAAGTGCCTTCGTGTCGCAGACGCTTCCATCATGCCCAACATTGTCACCGGAAATACGAACGCTCCTACGATAATGATCGGGGAGAGAGCAGCCGATTTTATTAAAGAGGACTGCAGTTAG